In a genomic window of Ralstonia nicotianae:
- the nuoK gene encoding NADH-quinone oxidoreductase subunit NuoK — protein MLSLAHYLVLGAVLFAISIVGIFLNRKNVIVLLMAIELMLLAVNMNFVAFSHYLGDLAGQVFVFFILTVAAAESAIGLAILVVLFRNLDTINVDDLDSLKG, from the coding sequence ATGCTATCGCTCGCCCATTACCTCGTGCTCGGCGCCGTCCTGTTCGCCATCAGCATCGTCGGCATCTTCCTGAACCGCAAGAACGTCATCGTGCTGCTGATGGCGATCGAACTGATGCTGCTCGCGGTCAACATGAACTTCGTCGCGTTCTCCCATTACTTGGGTGACCTGGCGGGGCAGGTGTTCGTGTTTTTCATCCTGACGGTGGCCGCGGCGGAATCCGCGATCGGTCTCGCCATCCTGGTGGTGCTGTTCCGTAACCTGGACACCATCAACGTTGACGATCTGGACAGCCTCAAGGGCTGA
- the nuoL gene encoding NADH-quinone oxidoreductase subunit L has product MATTLNPNLLLAIPLAPLAGAAIAGLFGTKFFGEKIGRAASHSVTILGVAIAFILSALVLFDVMGGAGYNGTVYEWMAVGSLKMEVGFLIDSLTAMMMCVVTFVSLMVHIYTIGYMQEDPGYNRFFAYISLFTFSMLMLVMSNNFLQLFFGWEAVGLVSYLLIGFWFKRPTAIYANMKAFLVNRVGDFGFVLGIGLLLAYAGSLSYADVFAAREKLAVIGFPGTDWQMLTVACICLFIGAMGKSAQFPLHVWLPDSMEGPTPISALIHAATMVTAGIFMVARMSPLFELSDTALSVVLVIGAITALFMGFLGIIQTDIKRVVAYSTLSQLGYMTVALGASAYQVAVFHLMTHAFFKALLFLGAGSVIIGMHHDQDMRNMGGLRKYMPITWLTSLVGSLALIGTPFFSGFYSKDSIIEAVRESHLPGAGFAYWAVLAGVFVTAFYSFRMYFLVFHGEERFGKEDSHHEGNHVDEEETADHHHGLAPGQKPHESPWVVTVPLVLLAIPSVVVGAMAIQPMLFGEFFKHGVVFTDVIFNAEHHEAMKVLAEDFHGWVGMALHGFTSAPFILLVSGVALSWFFYLKRPDIPAAIAKRFSGLHTLLDNKYYMDKINEIVFANGAVKFGRGLWKGGDQGVIDGVVVNGSARLVGWFASVVRLLQSGYIYDYAFAMIVGTVLLLTYFVFLAGK; this is encoded by the coding sequence ATGGCTACCACGCTCAATCCCAACCTGCTGCTGGCGATCCCGCTCGCGCCGCTGGCCGGCGCGGCGATCGCCGGGCTGTTCGGCACCAAGTTCTTCGGCGAGAAGATCGGCCGCGCGGCGTCCCACAGCGTCACCATCCTCGGTGTTGCGATCGCCTTCATCCTGTCGGCGCTGGTGCTGTTCGACGTGATGGGCGGCGCCGGTTACAACGGCACCGTCTATGAATGGATGGCGGTCGGCTCGCTGAAGATGGAAGTCGGCTTCCTCATCGATTCGCTGACCGCGATGATGATGTGCGTGGTGACCTTCGTCTCGCTGATGGTGCACATCTACACCATCGGCTACATGCAGGAAGACCCGGGCTACAACCGCTTCTTCGCGTACATCTCGCTGTTCACCTTCTCGATGCTGATGCTCGTGATGAGCAACAACTTCCTGCAGCTGTTCTTCGGCTGGGAAGCGGTGGGTCTGGTGTCGTATCTGCTGATCGGCTTCTGGTTCAAGCGCCCGACGGCCATCTACGCCAACATGAAGGCGTTCCTGGTCAACCGCGTGGGTGACTTCGGCTTCGTGCTCGGCATCGGCCTGCTGCTGGCCTACGCCGGCAGCCTGAGCTACGCCGATGTGTTCGCGGCACGCGAGAAGCTCGCCGTCATCGGCTTCCCCGGCACCGACTGGCAGATGCTGACGGTCGCCTGCATTTGCCTGTTCATCGGCGCGATGGGCAAGTCCGCGCAGTTCCCGCTGCACGTGTGGCTGCCGGACTCGATGGAAGGCCCGACCCCGATTTCAGCGCTGATCCACGCGGCCACCATGGTGACGGCCGGCATCTTCATGGTCGCGCGCATGTCGCCGCTGTTCGAGCTGTCGGACACCGCGCTGTCGGTGGTGCTGGTGATCGGCGCCATCACCGCGCTGTTCATGGGCTTCCTCGGCATCATCCAGACCGACATCAAGCGCGTGGTGGCGTATTCGACACTGTCGCAGCTCGGTTACATGACGGTGGCGCTGGGCGCGTCCGCCTACCAGGTGGCCGTGTTCCACCTGATGACCCACGCGTTCTTCAAGGCGCTGCTGTTCCTGGGCGCGGGCTCGGTCATCATCGGCATGCACCACGACCAGGACATGCGCAACATGGGCGGCCTGCGCAAGTACATGCCGATCACGTGGCTGACGTCGCTGGTGGGTTCGCTGGCGCTGATCGGCACGCCGTTCTTCTCGGGCTTCTATTCGAAGGATTCGATCATCGAGGCGGTGCGTGAGTCGCACCTGCCGGGCGCGGGCTTCGCCTACTGGGCGGTGCTGGCCGGCGTGTTCGTGACCGCGTTCTATTCGTTCCGGATGTACTTCCTGGTGTTCCACGGCGAAGAGCGCTTCGGCAAGGAAGACTCGCATCACGAGGGCAACCACGTGGACGAGGAAGAGACCGCCGACCACCACCACGGCCTGGCGCCGGGCCAGAAGCCGCACGAGTCGCCGTGGGTGGTGACGGTGCCGCTGGTGCTGCTGGCGATTCCGTCGGTCGTCGTCGGCGCGATGGCGATCCAGCCGATGCTGTTCGGCGAGTTCTTCAAGCACGGCGTGGTCTTCACCGATGTCATCTTCAACGCCGAGCACCACGAGGCAATGAAGGTGCTGGCCGAGGATTTCCACGGCTGGGTCGGGATGGCGCTGCACGGCTTCACGTCGGCTCCGTTCATCCTGCTGGTGTCCGGCGTGGCGCTGTCGTGGTTCTTCTACCTGAAGCGCCCGGACATTCCGGCCGCGATCGCCAAGCGTTTCTCCGGCCTCCACACGCTGCTGGACAACAAGTACTACATGGACAAGATCAACGAGATCGTCTTCGCCAACGGTGCGGTCAAGTTCGGCCGCGGCCTGTGGAAGGGCGGCGATCAGGGCGTGATCGATGGCGTGGTCGTCAACGGCAGCGCGCGTCTGGTGGGGTGGTTCGCCAGCGTGGTGCGCCTGCTCCAGTCCGGCTACATCTATGACTATGCGTTCGCGATGATCGTCGGCACCGTGCTGCTGCTGACGTACTTCGTGTTCCTGGCGGGCAAATAA